A stretch of DNA from Candidatus Rokuibacteriota bacterium:
GCGCGACGAGCTGAAGCGGACCTGGGCCAGGGAGACCCGGCTGGAGCGGCAGGAGAAGGGGCTCGAAGGGACGACGCCGCAACTGACGGGGAAGTACGCGCCGGGGCGAGATGCGCGATGATCGAACGTCGACCCTTCGGACGGAGCGCTCACCTCAGCAGCGTGACCGTGTTTGGGGCGGCCGCGCTGGCGCAGGCGAGCCAGGCGGATGCGGACCGCGCCCTCGACCTGCTGCTCCGATACGGTATCAACCACATCGACACTGCCCCGCGGTACGGGGACTCGGAGCTCCGCATCGGCCCCTGGATGGCCCGCCATCGCAAGGACTTCTTCCTCGCGACCAAGACCGGGATGCGAACCGCGCGCGAGGCCCGCGACGAAATCCACCGCTCGCTCGATCGGCTGCGAGTCGACCACGTGGACCTGATCCAGCTCCACTCCCTGGGCCATCCCGACGACTGGGATCAGGCGATGGGCCCCGGCGGCGCGCTGGCGGCGGCGATCGAGGCTTGCCAGCAGGGGCTCGCGCGCTTCATCGGCGTGACCGGCCACGGCTGGACCATCGCCGCGATGCACAAGCGCAGCCTTGCTCGCTTTGACTTCGACGCGGTGCTGCTGCCGTACAACTTCCTGATGGCCCAGAGCGAGCGCTACCGGCGGAACTTCGAGGAGGTGCTGGGCATCTGCCGGGAGCGGAACGTCGCGGTCCAGGTCATCAAGTCCATCGCCCGCGGGCCATGGGCCAGCCAAGCCCGGACGCACACCACGTGGTACCAGCCGCTCGAGGAGCAGGCGGACATCGACCGGGCGGTTCACTGGGCCCTCGGCCTGCCCGGCGTCTTCCTCAACACGGTTGGAGACCTCGCCCTGCTGCCGCGGGTCCTGGACGCCGCAAGCCGGTTTGAGCGCCGCCCCCCGGACGGCGAAATGGCTGCGATGCTCGACGCGAAGAGAATGACCTCGCTGTTCGGGCTCCCCACCTGAGGACCCGCCACCCGATGAAGCTCACCCACGTCACCACGCGCCGGCTGCGCACGCCGGCCGCCAACTCCCTCGTCGTGGGCCTGCCCGAACGGAGAAGAGCATCTTTGAGGAGAAGCCATGCCATTCGCAAAAAGCGCCAACCCGGGGAAAGCCGATCATTCCTTCCACGCCATCTACAATAGGGACGTCGTGTGGCAGGAGGGGGTGGCGATCGAGCTCCTCACGCTGCCCAAGGGCGTGAAGGTCAAGATCTTCACCCACGACCCCGTCACGCGGCGGATTGACATGAAGATTAAATTCCCGAAGGGCTACGTTGAGCCGGCGCACGTTCACGAGAGCTGGCATTCGATCCTCGTCACCAAGGGGCGGATGTGCGTGGCGGGCAAGGACCTGGGCCCGGGAGATTATGTCTTCGGCTGGGACCTGCCTCACGGGCCGTACGAATATCCGGATGGCTGTGAGGTCTTCGTGGTTTTCATCGGCGGGGGGACGCAGCACCGCTGGGATGAAGAGAAGCACCTCCGGCACCGAACCCGCTGGAAGGCCGAGACAGCGGCGGGAAGGAAGGCCGTCGCCAGGGGTGAGGCCGCGAGGGAGCGCGCCCTGCAGCAAAAGAGACACGAACCCCGCGAACCCGCCACGCGCTGAGAAGCACAAACCTTTCAGCACCGCAGCGGATGGCTCCAGTCCGTCCGCAGGCCGGACAGTAGGACTGGCGGAACACCGGCAAGCGGGGCGGCGCGGGCCGCGTCTGGGTCCCCCCAATCAGGCAATGCTCGCCCGGCGGCCGGAGGGTGATCCCATGGCTTCGGGAGACGGAGACACCCTCACTGGAATCACCTGCTTCTAGTTGGACCAGCCCGCTTTCCTGATCCGGGCGTGCTCTGCGAGGACTCGGGGATCTCAAGCTTGATCCGCTCCCACGCCTCGGCGCTCCACGGCTCGGTCAGGATGGCGCGGAGGACGCGCTCGGTGCGGAGCCACGGATGCCAGACATGGGCGGGCGTGCCGGGCATGGTGGAG
This window harbors:
- a CDS encoding aldo/keto reductase — protein: MIERRPFGRSAHLSSVTVFGAAALAQASQADADRALDLLLRYGINHIDTAPRYGDSELRIGPWMARHRKDFFLATKTGMRTAREARDEIHRSLDRLRVDHVDLIQLHSLGHPDDWDQAMGPGGALAAAIEACQQGLARFIGVTGHGWTIAAMHKRSLARFDFDAVLLPYNFLMAQSERYRRNFEEVLGICRERNVAVQVIKSIARGPWASQARTHTTWYQPLEEQADIDRAVHWALGLPGVFLNTVGDLALLPRVLDAASRFERRPPDGEMAAMLDAKRMTSLFGLPT